Proteins from a single region of Fodinibius sp. Rm-B-1B1-1:
- a CDS encoding Ppx/GppA phosphatase family protein translates to MDRYSSNENSLVKASIDIGTNTALLLVANNQDDGTLEVLEEQQRIPRLGAGVDEQGYLSTNAIDRVIACLAEYKNILEEKYPDISNNEVVVTGTSAVRDAENRSVLIDLAKLKTGFDIQILSGEEEAEYTFWGAQSVLSGIDSDKSQLVLDIGGGSTEIAYGSSQLQDRYSYDMGCVRFTERFLKNKPPSMSQISDCRAAIQHMLQDYKVNIAEDAVLIGVAGTVTSLAFIDQGLTEYDGKALRGHLINRSTLNTYIDQFSEISADELAEKYPAVMKGRADIFLAGLLILDGFMEMYGFKELITSTGGIRHGAILTTF, encoded by the coding sequence ATGGATCGCTATTCAAGCAACGAAAATAGTCTCGTGAAAGCTTCTATAGATATAGGTACGAATACAGCGCTGTTACTGGTAGCAAATAATCAGGATGATGGTACTCTTGAGGTATTGGAAGAGCAACAGCGTATTCCACGGCTTGGGGCCGGGGTAGATGAGCAAGGTTATTTGTCGACTAATGCGATAGATCGCGTTATCGCTTGCTTGGCTGAGTACAAAAATATCCTTGAAGAAAAATATCCTGATATCTCGAATAATGAGGTTGTTGTGACAGGGACCAGTGCGGTTCGGGATGCAGAAAACCGAAGTGTGCTCATCGATTTGGCAAAGCTTAAAACCGGATTTGATATTCAAATTTTGAGTGGAGAGGAAGAGGCAGAATATACTTTTTGGGGAGCCCAGAGTGTGTTAAGTGGTATTGATAGTGATAAATCCCAATTGGTGCTTGATATAGGAGGGGGGAGCACGGAGATTGCTTATGGCAGTAGTCAGTTGCAGGACCGTTATTCGTATGATATGGGATGCGTGCGGTTTACCGAACGGTTTTTGAAAAATAAGCCTCCGTCCATGTCTCAGATCTCTGATTGTCGTGCCGCAATTCAACATATGTTGCAGGATTATAAAGTTAATATTGCTGAAGATGCGGTATTAATTGGCGTAGCGGGGACGGTCACTTCACTGGCTTTTATAGATCAGGGGTTAACCGAATATGACGGTAAAGCCTTGCGGGGCCATCTTATAAATCGATCTACACTTAACACATATATCGATCAATTTTCAGAAATATCGGCGGATGAGCTTGCGGAAAAATATCCAGCAGTTATGAAAGGGAGAGCGGATATATTTTTAGCCGGATTGCTTATCCTTGACGGATTCATGGAGATGTATGGATTTAAGGAACTGATTACTTCTACGGGCGGGATACGGCATGGAGCTATTTTGACAACTTTTTAA
- the prmA gene encoding 50S ribosomal protein L11 methyltransferase, with protein MKYLKLVIQIDDQYQEGLIAELFDMDFNGFEQRNEKIITYIQKERFGINDRERIDTLLAAYPGNGFIESEEVVADQNWNQKWEETIRAQAVGKFFIKPTWSNESVPDDKILLKIDPKMSFGTGYHETTRLILKLLPNVISEGDQVIDAGTGTGILSIASIKLGAAQVHAFDIDEWSIENTEENILLNEVSDSITVEKGSSEVIENHQKADVVLANIERNTILDIFDDLHKVLKEEGTLVLSGLLKSNQLAMEERLEGDYRITSIPQENEWIAIQATKIVS; from the coding sequence ATGAAGTATTTGAAATTGGTTATTCAAATTGATGATCAATACCAAGAGGGTTTGATTGCTGAACTTTTCGATATGGATTTTAACGGTTTTGAACAGCGTAATGAGAAAATCATCACCTATATTCAAAAAGAACGGTTTGGCATTAATGATCGAGAACGGATCGATACCCTGCTTGCGGCATATCCTGGGAATGGATTTATAGAATCCGAAGAAGTGGTAGCAGATCAGAATTGGAATCAGAAATGGGAAGAAACAATTAGGGCACAGGCGGTTGGTAAATTTTTTATCAAACCCACTTGGTCGAATGAATCTGTTCCCGATGACAAAATATTACTTAAGATTGATCCCAAAATGTCCTTTGGTACGGGATACCACGAGACTACACGATTAATTTTAAAGTTGCTTCCCAATGTTATTTCGGAGGGAGATCAGGTTATTGATGCCGGAACAGGGACTGGAATTTTGTCTATAGCATCCATAAAACTTGGCGCAGCACAGGTTCATGCTTTCGATATTGATGAATGGAGTATTGAAAATACGGAAGAGAATATCTTGCTCAATGAGGTCTCTGATAGTATAACAGTGGAAAAGGGATCATCAGAAGTTATAGAAAATCATCAAAAGGCCGATGTAGTGCTGGCAAACATTGAGCGGAATACTATTTTAGATATCTTTGATGATCTACATAAGGTACTAAAAGAAGAGGGGACGCTTGTTCTTTCAGGGCTTTTGAAAAGTAACCAGCTTGCAATGGAAGAGCGTCTTGAAGGAGATTATCGTATTACAAGCATACCACAAGAAAACGAATGGATCGCTATTCAAGCAACGAAAATAGTCTCGTGA
- a CDS encoding M28 family peptidase, whose protein sequence is MIKLRILLLLSGLLFFLISCEGGDQQQFSFEEQGQEVPEFSADSAYQFIGQQLSYGPRNPNAEGHKLTKEYLLNRLQDYAGQRYVFSQQFTAQGYDGDSLALSNIIASFNPQSSDRIFLCAHWDTRPRADKDSLNQDKPILGADDGGSGVGVLLELARIFKDNPPPIGVDIVLFDGEDYGREGDFSKYFLGSRHWSENPPVKGYSPRFGILLDMVGGKNARFPKEGYSMQFAPGLVEGIWDVAEDKGYSNLFISEQGNRVSDDHLVINRILGIPTINIIHYSPSNNGAQFASYWHTHNDDMSIISKKTLNGVGEILVELIYNRIEGSN, encoded by the coding sequence ATGATTAAATTGCGGATTTTATTACTTCTTAGCGGACTTTTATTTTTCCTTATTTCTTGTGAAGGAGGGGATCAACAACAGTTTTCATTTGAAGAGCAGGGCCAAGAAGTACCTGAATTTAGTGCTGATAGCGCTTATCAGTTTATTGGTCAACAACTGTCTTATGGGCCACGAAACCCCAATGCGGAAGGGCATAAGTTAACCAAAGAGTATTTGCTAAATAGGCTTCAGGATTATGCCGGTCAGCGATATGTATTTTCGCAGCAGTTTACGGCTCAGGGATACGACGGCGATAGCCTTGCGCTTTCAAATATTATTGCTTCGTTTAATCCACAGAGTAGTGATCGTATTTTTCTTTGTGCCCATTGGGATACACGTCCACGTGCAGACAAGGATTCTCTTAATCAGGATAAACCTATTTTAGGGGCTGATGATGGAGGTAGTGGTGTAGGAGTTCTGCTTGAGTTGGCGCGAATATTTAAAGATAATCCTCCACCGATAGGAGTAGATATTGTTTTGTTTGATGGGGAAGATTATGGAAGGGAAGGTGATTTCTCGAAATATTTTCTTGGGTCAAGGCATTGGTCCGAAAATCCACCGGTAAAAGGATACAGCCCGCGTTTTGGTATTTTACTGGATATGGTTGGAGGTAAAAATGCTCGGTTTCCCAAAGAGGGATATTCCATGCAGTTTGCACCTGGTTTGGTAGAGGGAATATGGGATGTTGCTGAAGATAAAGGATATAGTAATTTATTTATTAGTGAGCAGGGGAATAGGGTATCTGATGATCATCTGGTTATAAATCGTATTTTGGGAATACCGACTATCAATATTATTCATTATAGTCCCAGCAATAACGGTGCCCAGTTTGCTTCTTATTGGCATACACATAATGATGATATGTCGATCATAAGTAAAAAAACATTAAACGGAGTTGGCGAAATATTGGTTGAACTTATTTATAACCGTATCGAAGGTTCAAATTGA
- a CDS encoding SDR family NAD(P)-dependent oxidoreductase, giving the protein MMKNRIEGNWAFITGATAGIGKATAELFAEAGCHLILNGRRENRLKELKRTLEADYNINVKLAAFDVRDRDAAKQFLSFLEQPIDILVNNAGLAKGVDAVFDAQYDDWDTMVDTNIKGVLNMTRLISPRMKERNVGHIINIGSIAGHESYPGGSVYCATKHAVKAFTEATKKDLHGTNVRVSMVSPGLVETEFSEVRFKGDADRADEVYEDMEPLVAEDIAEIVHFIVNRPPHVNIMDTIVFPVAQSSSMMVSRDND; this is encoded by the coding sequence ATGATGAAAAATAGGATTGAGGGAAACTGGGCATTTATTACGGGGGCAACGGCAGGTATTGGCAAAGCTACGGCTGAACTATTTGCTGAGGCCGGTTGTCATCTTATCCTGAACGGACGACGAGAAAATCGCCTTAAGGAGTTAAAACGTACGTTGGAAGCGGATTATAATATCAACGTAAAGTTAGCCGCTTTTGATGTCAGAGATCGGGATGCAGCTAAGCAGTTTTTAAGTTTTTTGGAACAGCCGATCGATATTTTAGTCAATAATGCCGGATTAGCCAAAGGGGTTGATGCTGTTTTTGATGCTCAATATGATGACTGGGATACGATGGTAGATACGAATATTAAGGGAGTGCTTAATATGACGCGGCTTATTTCGCCACGAATGAAAGAGCGTAATGTCGGACATATTATAAATATCGGCTCCATCGCCGGACATGAAAGCTATCCGGGGGGATCTGTTTATTGTGCTACGAAACATGCGGTAAAAGCTTTTACTGAAGCTACGAAAAAAGATCTGCATGGTACCAATGTTCGAGTTAGTATGGTTTCTCCGGGATTAGTAGAGACTGAATTCAGCGAAGTTCGTTTTAAAGGAGATGCAGACCGTGCTGATGAAGTGTATGAAGATATGGAACCACTCGTTGCCGAAGATATAGCAGAAATTGTCCATTTTATTGTTAATCGCCCTCCACACGTAAATATTATGGATACAATCGTTTTTCCTGTAGCGCAGTCTTCGTCAATGATGGTGTCTCGGGACAATGATTAA
- a CDS encoding amidase family protein, which produces MSFTNFSQIQQAIQSGDTTLSNIVQSYIDNIEQQNEEVNAVVSIDEKGALERAQQIQERIDNGTAGKLAGMVIGIKDLICEKDKQATCASNILSNFESVYDATVVERLRDEDAILLGRLNMDEFAMGSSTENSIYGPTKNPIDTSKVSGGSSGGSAAAVAADFCTASLGSDTGGSIRQPASFCGVVGVKPTYGRVSRHGLVAFASSFDCIGPLAHSVDDAALILETIAGPDPNDNTSSSRTVPDYTEGLKNPDSNIKIGVPEEYFGEGLDEEIRKGIKDKLSELEEAGAELVPIHLPHMKYGIATYYILATAEASSNLARYDGIRYGHRADIKDVEQDLKAEQEALEKQIKQAKGEEKQKLVDELNDMDSSLIRLYKKSRTEGFGPEVKRRIMLGTYVLSAGYYDAYYAKAQKVRRLIKQDFTEAFEEVDVIVSPTAPTTAFDLGANQDNPVQMYLNDIYTISANLAGICGINIPAGTHSDGLPYGMQFMADTFEEGKLFNAAKLVEQLD; this is translated from the coding sequence TTGAGTTTTACAAATTTTAGCCAGATACAACAGGCAATTCAGTCTGGTGATACCACACTTTCAAATATTGTACAATCATACATCGATAATATTGAGCAGCAAAATGAAGAAGTGAATGCTGTTGTAAGTATTGATGAGAAAGGAGCACTCGAAAGGGCACAACAAATCCAGGAACGGATCGACAATGGTACCGCCGGAAAACTGGCCGGTATGGTAATAGGAATAAAAGATTTGATTTGTGAAAAGGATAAACAGGCGACCTGTGCTTCAAATATCCTTTCCAATTTTGAAAGTGTTTATGATGCTACGGTTGTTGAGCGTTTAAGAGATGAAGATGCTATTTTGTTGGGACGCTTGAACATGGATGAGTTTGCCATGGGATCATCAACCGAAAATTCTATTTATGGACCAACAAAAAATCCCATAGATACGTCCAAGGTTTCCGGTGGATCTTCGGGAGGAAGTGCTGCTGCTGTGGCTGCTGATTTTTGTACAGCTTCGCTCGGTTCCGATACGGGAGGCTCTATTCGTCAGCCTGCTTCTTTTTGTGGGGTTGTAGGCGTAAAACCTACCTATGGACGTGTTTCACGTCACGGATTGGTGGCTTTTGCGTCTTCGTTTGACTGTATCGGGCCGTTAGCCCATAGCGTTGATGACGCAGCGCTTATTCTTGAAACCATTGCCGGACCCGATCCCAATGACAATACATCATCAAGCCGAACAGTACCCGACTATACAGAAGGACTCAAGAATCCGGATTCCAATATTAAGATTGGGGTCCCGGAGGAATATTTTGGAGAAGGATTGGATGAGGAAATCCGAAAAGGGATAAAGGATAAATTGTCTGAGCTTGAAGAAGCCGGAGCGGAGTTGGTACCGATCCACCTTCCACACATGAAATACGGTATTGCAACCTACTATATTTTAGCAACCGCAGAAGCATCCAGTAATTTGGCTCGTTATGATGGTATTCGCTACGGACATCGGGCCGATATTAAAGATGTTGAACAGGATTTAAAGGCCGAGCAAGAGGCGTTAGAAAAGCAAATAAAGCAGGCTAAGGGAGAGGAAAAACAGAAGCTCGTTGATGAGCTTAATGATATGGATTCATCACTTATCCGCCTATATAAAAAGAGCAGAACCGAAGGCTTTGGTCCTGAAGTTAAACGCCGAATTATGCTGGGTACCTATGTGCTTAGCGCAGGTTATTATGATGCATATTATGCTAAGGCTCAAAAAGTGCGCCGACTAATCAAGCAGGATTTTACGGAAGCATTTGAAGAAGTCGATGTTATTGTTTCTCCAACAGCACCGACCACGGCATTTGATCTGGGGGCAAATCAGGATAATCCTGTACAGATGTATCTGAATGATATTTATACAATATCAGCTAATTTAGCGGGAATTTGTGGCATTAATATACCAGCCGGAACGCATTCGGATGGTTTGCCCTACGGGATGCAGTTTATGGCTGACACCTTTGAAGAGGGTAAGCTTTTTAATGCGGCAAAACTCGTAGAACAATTGGATTAA
- a CDS encoding twin-arginine translocase TatA/TatE family subunit has translation MGSFGGMEILIIGLAILLFFGAKRIPELARGLGQGMKEFKKASNEIKKELEEGQEEGFEKSSDQNTEQKQ, from the coding sequence ATGGGAAGTTTCGGCGGAATGGAGATTTTGATTATCGGCCTGGCTATTCTTCTTTTCTTTGGTGCTAAACGGATTCCCGAACTTGCTCGAGGCTTGGGACAAGGAATGAAGGAATTCAAAAAGGCTTCCAATGAGATTAAAAAAGAGCTGGAAGAAGGCCAAGAAGAAGGGTTTGAGAAAAGCTCTGACCAAAATACCGAACAAAAGCAGTAA
- a CDS encoding DUF2795 domain-containing protein, producing MIWTVELAAVLDDAPFPATRDELIEWAERNGSPQQVLDNLYELEEIEQGEDVVYESIEDIWPDYIGKEDFFHNEDDEGFDYDDV from the coding sequence ATGATTTGGACTGTTGAATTAGCAGCCGTTTTAGATGATGCACCTTTTCCCGCAACGCGCGATGAACTTATAGAATGGGCTGAACGCAATGGGAGTCCCCAACAGGTGCTCGATAATTTATATGAACTTGAAGAAATTGAACAAGGCGAAGATGTTGTTTACGAGAGTATAGAAGATATCTGGCCAGACTACATCGGAAAAGAAGATTTCTTCCATAATGAAGACGATGAAGGCTTCGATTACGATGATGTTTAA
- a CDS encoding BamA/TamA family outer membrane protein, with translation MSQNLAVENDTTNNVIRVVRFVGNDNVKDNTLATLIRTQTNREFLGIPRFTPWYFIWQLTGRFGEEPSYLNRATVANDIERIKQYYKTVGFLEAEVDTNIVEFKKNRVEVSFLINEGPAFSIKTLGYTGLPAFEDSTKKETFLRNSPLTHEQINDSTFSVGQQYSENKLNTERTRLINFLKNNGYAAVQRDSVNLLVKRDTTNPHQLDALFTINSGDKYRFGDLHISLSGPGDSLRYNQADTLQGSPFTINNKSIFLRKEDAAQTKWSLLTDQILFEPGETFDNSLYIRTVNEFQNLGMLNIRQFGLSEDGSLSDYSKEEIPVMFSLQTQPKHSVNLNLFGMRRYGYGSGAGLTYTNNNLFGKAENFQIGVNGSFEYVRSETVRDIASDTDTTSQSYDGRFFRSFETRLQYSLPRLIFPFSSLDNNVFFSNGLTRYSLTFTRSNQLLFDINSDIRFNLRYEVQHSDRFSSFLDLIELDLLDTDPSPEFENALRNRFGEDSFQYQQIQEDFRPQVSSIIRYTFRSQRTDLIKRNQGYFSEYSIASGGNIPYLTDRYIVTPDTLEENLPAIFPGSQNSLAYSRFVKGTADYRRYIPLSNNAVFGYRGFMGVALPYGKSTNIPLNQRFYAGGANDIRGWDIYSLGPGGISRDDLTITGGQIKLLSQIEVRQQIIGNFLSSDWIAALFTDAGNIWYGPRTELPTSAPENNEQTISAGEREQLVELGRFRFDEFYKQIAVSSGLGLRLDWDYVVIRFDFAFRIHDLQNGWFNNNSPYFTFGIGHSF, from the coding sequence ATGTCTCAAAATTTGGCGGTAGAAAATGATACAACTAATAACGTTATTCGTGTTGTTCGTTTTGTGGGCAACGATAACGTCAAAGATAATACCCTTGCAACGTTAATTCGTACACAGACGAATAGAGAGTTTTTAGGCATTCCACGCTTCACCCCTTGGTATTTTATTTGGCAGCTCACCGGCCGTTTTGGGGAAGAACCTTCGTATCTGAACCGAGCAACCGTAGCCAATGATATTGAACGAATTAAACAGTATTACAAAACCGTTGGCTTTCTTGAAGCCGAGGTCGATACAAACATTGTAGAGTTTAAAAAAAATCGGGTTGAGGTTTCTTTTCTGATTAATGAAGGACCTGCCTTTTCCATTAAAACATTAGGGTATACCGGACTTCCTGCGTTCGAGGACTCCACTAAGAAAGAAACATTTCTTAGAAATAGCCCCCTTACTCATGAGCAAATCAATGACTCAACATTTAGCGTTGGGCAACAATACTCCGAAAATAAACTAAACACCGAGCGTACCAGGCTTATTAACTTTTTAAAGAATAATGGATATGCTGCGGTACAGCGAGATTCTGTCAATTTGCTGGTGAAAAGGGATACAACAAACCCACATCAGCTGGATGCTCTTTTTACTATCAATTCCGGCGATAAGTACCGATTCGGAGACCTTCACATAAGCTTATCCGGGCCGGGCGATTCTTTACGATACAACCAAGCCGATACCCTCCAAGGCTCTCCCTTTACGATCAATAACAAAAGCATTTTCCTGCGGAAGGAAGATGCCGCTCAAACAAAATGGAGCCTACTCACCGATCAGATACTTTTTGAACCGGGTGAAACCTTTGATAACTCTCTCTATATCCGAACAGTCAATGAATTCCAAAACCTGGGCATGTTGAATATTCGTCAATTTGGCCTCAGTGAGGATGGCTCCCTATCCGATTATTCCAAAGAAGAGATACCCGTGATGTTTTCTCTGCAAACCCAGCCTAAACATTCGGTTAACTTAAACCTATTTGGAATGCGCAGGTATGGGTATGGATCAGGAGCCGGTCTCACCTACACCAATAACAACCTTTTTGGCAAGGCTGAGAACTTTCAAATTGGGGTCAATGGAAGCTTTGAATATGTGCGGTCGGAAACAGTGCGCGATATCGCTTCAGATACCGATACGACTTCACAATCGTACGATGGACGCTTTTTTCGTAGTTTTGAAACTCGGCTCCAATATTCTCTGCCACGACTGATATTCCCTTTTTCCTCGCTTGATAACAATGTCTTTTTCTCAAATGGTTTAACACGATACTCTCTCACTTTCACCCGATCGAACCAACTGCTCTTTGATATTAACTCTGATATCCGGTTCAACCTTCGATACGAGGTACAGCATAGCGATCGCTTTTCAAGCTTTTTAGATCTTATTGAATTAGATCTCCTTGATACTGATCCTTCTCCTGAGTTTGAAAATGCTCTGCGTAATCGTTTTGGGGAAGACTCCTTTCAATACCAACAGATTCAAGAAGACTTTCGTCCGCAGGTATCATCTATTATTCGCTACACCTTCCGTAGCCAACGCACGGATCTCATCAAAAGGAATCAGGGATATTTCAGTGAATATTCTATTGCTTCAGGAGGTAACATTCCCTATTTGACAGACCGATACATTGTTACGCCGGATACCCTTGAAGAAAACTTACCTGCAATTTTTCCCGGCAGCCAAAACAGTCTTGCTTACAGTCGTTTTGTGAAGGGAACAGCCGATTATCGTCGGTATATTCCCCTCTCCAATAATGCGGTATTTGGTTACCGAGGATTTATGGGCGTAGCACTTCCCTATGGTAAAAGCACGAACATCCCGTTAAATCAACGGTTTTATGCCGGTGGCGCCAATGATATTCGGGGATGGGATATTTATAGCTTGGGTCCTGGTGGAATTTCAAGAGATGACCTTACCATTACAGGCGGACAAATTAAACTACTTTCTCAAATAGAAGTACGTCAACAAATTATTGGCAACTTTTTATCCTCAGATTGGATTGCTGCACTATTCACCGATGCCGGTAATATTTGGTATGGCCCACGAACCGAACTACCAACATCAGCTCCCGAAAATAATGAACAGACAATATCTGCAGGAGAACGTGAGCAACTTGTTGAATTGGGGCGTTTCCGTTTTGATGAATTCTATAAGCAAATTGCCGTTAGTTCGGGGCTTGGCCTTCGGTTAGATTGGGATTACGTCGTCATTCGATTTGATTTTGCTTTTCGAATCCACGATCTACAAAATGGATGGTTTAACAATAATTCCCCCTATTTTACTTTTGGGATCGGGCATTCTTTTTAA
- a CDS encoding cyclic nucleotide-binding domain-containing protein, whose amino-acid sequence MFNSEQFKKLKNKTDIIFKSRFLKNLTMLERSEFLQYCHRRNYKEEEHIYYQGDPGTGMYFVEEGKVELIVEPEPENKDEETQSYIIESPESFGALSIGYELRRISSAKCLTDCTLLGFFKPDFETLKKRHPTIAVKFMETLAMIAMKQLEITTNELKKVSSAERAFSLQFETYMNQDNEEN is encoded by the coding sequence ATGTTCAATTCTGAGCAGTTTAAGAAACTCAAGAATAAAACAGATATTATTTTTAAGTCCCGGTTTTTAAAGAACCTGACGATGCTCGAACGGTCAGAGTTTCTCCAATACTGCCATCGCAGAAACTACAAAGAGGAGGAACATATCTACTATCAGGGAGATCCCGGTACGGGAATGTATTTTGTTGAAGAAGGAAAAGTTGAACTTATTGTCGAACCCGAACCTGAAAATAAGGATGAGGAAACACAAAGCTATATTATTGAATCTCCTGAAAGCTTTGGCGCCCTCTCTATCGGGTACGAACTACGGCGGATCTCAAGTGCAAAGTGTTTAACTGATTGTACCCTCTTGGGATTTTTTAAACCTGACTTTGAAACGCTCAAAAAACGGCATCCTACCATTGCCGTAAAATTCATGGAAACCCTGGCTATGATTGCCATGAAGCAACTTGAGATAACTACAAATGAGCTTAAAAAAGTAAGCTCTGCCGAACGGGCATTTTCTCTTCAGTTCGAAACATATATGAATCAGGATAATGAAGAAAACTAA
- the rlmD gene encoding 23S rRNA (uracil(1939)-C(5))-methyltransferase RlmD, with protein MAFKKGEDVELTIDSAAYKGKGIGKIDGLAVFVPNTAPGDRVKARIIKKKKSYLEAKLLDVLEPGPHRIEPKCQHAQHCGGCNWQHVSYKHQLEFKRDQVEDHMHRIGGLTHMEVTPTIGCDNAFHYRNKMEYSMGHKRWLSREEINRDEYVDDRCFAAGLHAPGRFDKILNINECYLQHPISYNILDFVRSWCIEHDIAPYNRIDHEGFMRNLVIRKAWHTDDLMVNIVTYKDNQDVVEALSYALQNEFPEITTIVNNVNDTRRPTAEGRYEKVLYGSGNITDKIGKYHFNIGANDFFQTNTAQAERLYEVAKSFAELSEDDVLYDLYCGVGTLSLFLSDSCKSVLGIELEEVAVKNAQKNIQENNVGNVSFVEGDMKDVFTEEITSEHGTPDCLITDPPRAGMHPDVVERLKELQVPKLVYVSCNSSTMARDLEELNEVYNILEVQPVDMFPQTYHIETVAKLRLKE; from the coding sequence ATGGCATTTAAAAAAGGTGAAGATGTTGAGCTTACTATCGACTCGGCAGCCTACAAAGGTAAAGGTATTGGTAAAATTGATGGATTAGCCGTTTTTGTACCGAATACAGCTCCCGGCGACCGGGTAAAAGCGCGTATCATCAAAAAGAAAAAGAGCTATCTCGAAGCGAAATTGCTCGATGTTTTGGAGCCAGGACCACATCGTATTGAACCTAAATGTCAGCATGCCCAGCACTGTGGCGGCTGTAACTGGCAGCATGTCTCTTATAAGCATCAGCTTGAATTTAAGCGCGACCAAGTTGAGGATCACATGCATCGCATTGGCGGGCTAACTCATATGGAAGTAACCCCTACTATTGGCTGTGACAATGCCTTCCATTATCGCAACAAGATGGAATACTCCATGGGTCACAAACGCTGGCTGAGCCGTGAGGAAATTAATCGTGATGAATATGTTGATGATCGATGCTTTGCTGCCGGCCTGCATGCCCCGGGACGGTTTGACAAAATTTTGAACATCAATGAGTGCTATCTTCAGCACCCTATCTCCTACAACATTTTGGATTTTGTTCGCTCTTGGTGTATCGAGCATGATATTGCTCCCTACAATCGCATTGACCATGAAGGATTTATGCGCAATCTGGTAATTCGCAAGGCTTGGCATACTGATGATCTAATGGTCAATATTGTTACGTATAAGGATAACCAGGATGTAGTTGAGGCACTTTCTTATGCCCTTCAAAATGAGTTTCCAGAAATAACGACTATCGTCAATAACGTAAATGATACGCGGCGACCTACTGCCGAAGGCCGATACGAAAAAGTGTTATATGGCTCCGGCAATATCACAGACAAAATCGGGAAGTATCATTTTAACATTGGAGCGAATGATTTTTTCCAAACAAATACCGCCCAGGCAGAACGTCTTTATGAGGTCGCAAAGTCTTTCGCCGAGCTATCCGAAGATGACGTTTTATATGATCTATACTGTGGCGTAGGAACACTTAGCCTTTTTCTAAGTGACAGCTGTAAAAGCGTTTTGGGTATTGAATTAGAAGAAGTTGCTGTAAAAAATGCACAGAAAAATATCCAAGAGAATAATGTCGGAAATGTCTCTTTTGTTGAAGGAGATATGAAAGATGTATTTACAGAAGAAATTACTTCCGAGCATGGAACGCCGGACTGCCTTATCACCGATCCTCCGCGAGCTGGCATGCACCCCGATGTGGTGGAGAGACTGAAAGAACTTCAAGTACCCAAGTTGGTATATGTAAGCTGCAACAGTTCAACGATGGCGCGTGATCTCGAAGAGCTAAACGAAGTATACAATATTTTAGAAGTCCAGCCGGTAGATATGTTTCCGCAAACCTATCACATTGAAACAGTCGCAAAACTTCGGCTAAAAGAATAA